A region of Mycolicibacterium brumae DNA encodes the following proteins:
- a CDS encoding acyl-CoA dehydrogenase family protein, giving the protein MPNTKSTPKPGNESAIGLQRHKRNLTSIGLAIVTPIMGQEFLDKYGLRDPINRGLRYGVKTAFSGAGAATRQFNKISGSGKSPTRLKASGADYFDLTPDEDQQMIIDTVREFSAEILRPAAHDADAAAAFPADLIARAAELGVTAINVPEDFDGIAAQRSTVTNALVAEALAYGDMGLALPILAPGGVASALAHWGSADQQATYLGEFAGEHVPQACVAITEPQPLFDPTALRTTAKRIPSGYRLDGVKSLVPAAADAEVFIVSAMLDGKPAMFIVESDSPGLTVTADPSMGLRAAALGLVELSGVSVPLSNRLGEDSASDADYSEAIALSRLGWAALAVGASQAVLDYVVPYIKEREAFGEPIARRQSVAFMAANIAIELEGLRMVTYRGASRAEQGMSFAREAALARKIATDRGMQIGLDGVQLLGGHGYTKEHPVERWYRDLRGVGVAEGVVVL; this is encoded by the coding sequence ATGCCCAACACCAAGTCCACTCCGAAGCCCGGCAATGAGAGCGCCATCGGGCTGCAGCGCCACAAGCGCAACCTGACCTCCATCGGCCTGGCGATCGTCACGCCCATCATGGGTCAGGAGTTCCTCGACAAGTACGGCCTGCGCGATCCGATCAACCGCGGCCTGCGCTACGGCGTCAAGACCGCCTTCTCCGGCGCCGGCGCGGCCACCCGGCAGTTCAACAAGATCAGCGGCAGCGGCAAGTCCCCCACCCGGCTGAAGGCCAGCGGCGCCGACTACTTCGATCTGACGCCGGACGAAGACCAGCAGATGATCATCGACACCGTGCGCGAGTTCTCCGCCGAGATCCTGCGCCCGGCCGCCCATGACGCCGACGCCGCAGCCGCCTTCCCGGCCGACCTGATCGCCCGGGCCGCCGAACTCGGCGTCACCGCGATCAATGTGCCCGAAGACTTCGACGGCATCGCCGCGCAGCGCTCCACCGTCACCAACGCGCTGGTCGCCGAAGCGCTGGCCTACGGCGACATGGGACTGGCCCTGCCGATCCTGGCCCCCGGCGGCGTCGCATCCGCGCTGGCGCACTGGGGCAGCGCCGATCAGCAGGCCACCTACCTGGGTGAATTCGCCGGCGAGCACGTCCCGCAGGCGTGTGTGGCGATCACCGAACCGCAGCCGTTGTTCGACCCGACCGCGCTGCGCACCACCGCCAAGCGCATCCCCAGCGGTTACCGTCTGGACGGGGTGAAGTCCCTGGTCCCGGCCGCCGCCGACGCCGAGGTCTTCATCGTCTCGGCCATGCTCGACGGCAAGCCGGCGATGTTCATCGTCGAATCCGACTCCCCGGGCCTGACCGTCACCGCCGATCCCAGCATGGGTCTGCGCGCCGCCGCGCTCGGGCTGGTCGAGCTCAGCGGCGTCTCCGTGCCGCTGAGCAACCGGCTGGGCGAGGACTCCGCGTCCGACGCCGACTACTCCGAGGCCATCGCGCTGTCCCGGCTGGGCTGGGCGGCGCTGGCCGTCGGCGCCAGCCAGGCGGTGCTGGACTACGTGGTGCCCTACATCAAGGAACGCGAGGCGTTCGGGGAGCCGATCGCACGGCGCCAGTCGGTGGCTTTCATGGCCGCCAACATCGCCATCGAGCTCGAAGGGCTGCGGATGGTGACCTACCGCGGCGCGTCGCGCGCCGAGCAGGGCATGTCCTTCGCCCGCGAGGCCGCGCTGGCCCGCAAGATCGCCACCGACCGCGGCATGCAGATCGGCCTGGACGGCGTCCAGCTGCTCGGCGGCCACGGCTACACCAAGGAACACCCGGTTGAGCGCTGGTACCGCGACCTTCGCGGCGTCGGCGTCGCCGAAGGCGTCGTGGTCCTGTAA
- a CDS encoding acyl-CoA dehydrogenase family protein: MAINLELPKKLQAVAEKGHDGAAEMLRPISRKYDLKEHAYPVELDTLADLFDGISEANTISFAGAGAFHGAGDATKNINGANMSALLNAIEISWGDVALLLSVPRQGLGNAAISSVATDEQLERFGKNLWASMAITEPSFGSDSAAVSTTATLDGDEYVINGEKIFVTAGSRADHIVVWASLDKSKGRAAIKSFVVPRDAPGVTVERLEHKLGIKASDTAVIRFENARIPKDNLLGSPEIDVDKGFGGVMETFDNTRPLVAGMAVGCARAALEELRRIITDAGIEISYDKPPHAQHAAAAEFIRLESEWEAGYLLTLRSAWMADNKLPNSKDASMAKAKAARVGTDITLKAVEMAGTTGYSEETLLEKWARDSKILDIFEGTQQIQQLVVARRLLGLSSAELK; the protein is encoded by the coding sequence ATGGCAATCAATCTCGAACTGCCCAAGAAGCTGCAGGCCGTCGCCGAGAAGGGGCATGACGGCGCCGCGGAGATGCTCCGCCCGATCTCGCGCAAGTACGACCTCAAGGAGCACGCCTACCCGGTCGAGCTGGACACCCTGGCCGACCTGTTCGATGGCATCTCCGAGGCCAACACCATCTCGTTCGCCGGCGCGGGCGCCTTCCACGGCGCCGGCGACGCCACCAAGAACATCAACGGCGCCAACATGTCGGCGCTGCTCAACGCGATCGAAATCTCTTGGGGCGACGTCGCTTTGCTGCTGAGCGTGCCGCGCCAGGGGCTGGGCAACGCGGCCATCTCCTCGGTGGCCACCGATGAGCAACTGGAGCGCTTCGGCAAGAACCTGTGGGCGTCGATGGCGATCACCGAGCCCAGCTTCGGCTCGGACTCGGCGGCGGTGTCCACCACGGCCACCCTTGACGGCGACGAGTACGTCATCAACGGCGAGAAGATCTTCGTCACCGCCGGGTCGCGCGCCGACCACATCGTGGTGTGGGCGTCGCTGGACAAGTCCAAGGGCCGCGCGGCGATCAAGTCGTTCGTGGTGCCCCGCGACGCGCCCGGCGTGACGGTGGAGCGCCTCGAGCACAAGCTCGGCATCAAGGCGTCCGACACCGCGGTGATCCGCTTCGAGAACGCCCGGATCCCCAAGGACAACCTGCTCGGCAGCCCCGAGATCGATGTCGACAAGGGCTTCGGCGGGGTCATGGAGACCTTCGACAACACCCGCCCGCTGGTGGCAGGCATGGCGGTGGGCTGCGCCCGCGCCGCGCTGGAGGAACTGCGCCGGATCATCACCGACGCCGGCATCGAGATCTCTTACGACAAGCCGCCGCACGCCCAGCACGCCGCCGCCGCGGAGTTCATCCGGCTGGAGTCGGAGTGGGAGGCCGGTTACCTGTTGACGCTGCGCTCGGCCTGGATGGCCGATAACAAGCTGCCGAACTCCAAGGACGCGTCGATGGCGAAGGCCAAGGCCGCCCGGGTCGGCACCGACATCACCCTCAAGGCCGTCGAAATGGCTGGCACCACAGGCTATTCCGAGGAGACCCTGCTCGAGAAGTGGGCCCGCGACTCGAAGATCCTGGACATCTTCGAGGGCACCCAGCAGATCCAGCAGCTGGTGGTGGCGCGACGCCTGCTGGGCCTGTCGTCGGCCGAACTGAAGTAG
- a CDS encoding TIGR01777 family oxidoreductase, with the protein MGLEYSSVIDAPREELFAWHTRPGAFTRLSPPWQPTRIIAECGSVADGRAVLGLPGGLRWVADHEPQGYHPPARFTDHVSYDGRLDALPAKTFVRWRHIHDFEEVSETQTRMVDRVIGNVPAFALRSMFAYRHRQLAADIAAHQRAAAAGLPSTTVAITGASGLIGSALAAFLSTGGHRVIRLTRTPATSPDERQWNPADPHPDLLAGVDAVIHLAGASIAGRFTEEHRRAVWDSRVGPTRRLAELVAQTPGGPPTVVCASGIGYYGYDRGEESLTEDSDRGDGFLADLVAEWEAAAAPAAQAGARVVNLRIGSAQSPRGGALARLRPLGMAGLGGRIGDGRQWMAWIGIDDLVDVFHRALWDTDLSGPVNAVAPNPVRNADYSRALARTLRRPALLPTPDLAVRLALGEQGVREMAHASLRVTPAKLQSAGHRFRHPRIEQALAHVLGRTPTP; encoded by the coding sequence ATGGGCTTGGAGTACTCATCCGTCATCGACGCGCCGCGCGAGGAGCTGTTCGCCTGGCACACCCGCCCCGGCGCGTTCACCCGTCTCTCCCCGCCGTGGCAGCCGACCCGGATCATCGCCGAGTGCGGGTCGGTCGCCGACGGCCGGGCGGTGCTCGGTCTGCCCGGCGGCCTGCGCTGGGTCGCCGACCACGAGCCGCAGGGGTATCACCCGCCGGCTCGGTTCACCGACCACGTCTCCTACGACGGGCGCCTGGACGCGCTGCCGGCGAAAACCTTTGTGCGGTGGCGGCACATTCACGACTTCGAAGAGGTTTCCGAGACCCAGACCCGGATGGTCGACCGGGTGATCGGGAATGTGCCGGCCTTCGCGCTGCGGTCGATGTTCGCCTATCGGCACCGTCAGCTGGCCGCGGACATCGCCGCGCATCAGCGCGCCGCGGCGGCCGGGCTACCGTCGACGACGGTGGCGATCACCGGGGCGTCCGGCCTGATCGGCTCCGCGCTGGCGGCGTTTCTGAGCACGGGCGGCCACCGCGTCATCCGGCTCACCCGCACCCCTGCCACAAGTCCCGATGAGCGGCAATGGAATCCAGCTGACCCCCACCCCGACCTGCTGGCGGGCGTGGACGCGGTCATCCACCTGGCCGGGGCCTCGATCGCGGGCCGCTTCACCGAGGAGCACCGCCGAGCCGTCTGGGACAGCCGCGTCGGGCCGACCCGGCGGCTGGCCGAACTGGTCGCGCAGACCCCCGGCGGGCCGCCGACCGTGGTGTGCGCCTCCGGCATCGGGTACTACGGCTATGACCGGGGCGAGGAGTCGCTGACCGAGGACAGTGACCGCGGCGACGGCTTTCTCGCCGACCTGGTCGCCGAATGGGAGGCCGCCGCCGCACCAGCGGCGCAGGCCGGCGCCCGAGTGGTCAACCTCCGCATCGGGAGCGCCCAATCCCCCCGCGGCGGCGCGCTGGCCAGGCTGCGCCCACTGGGGATGGCGGGTTTGGGCGGCCGGATCGGCGACGGCCGACAGTGGATGGCCTGGATCGGCATCGACGATCTGGTCGATGTGTTCCACCGTGCGCTGTGGGACACCGACCTTTCGGGCCCGGTCAACGCGGTCGCCCCGAACCCGGTGCGCAACGCCGACTACAGCCGCGCGCTGGCCCGCACGTTGCGCCGTCCCGCGCTGCTGCCGACTCCCGACCTGGCGGTGCGGCTCGCCCTCGGCGAGCAGGGGGTGCGCGAGATGGCCCACGCCAGCCTGCGGGTGACCCCGGCCAAGCTGCAATCCGCCGGGCACCGGTTCCGGCATCCGCGGATCGAACAGGCGCTGGCCCATGTGCTGGGCCGCACCCCGACGCCCTAG
- a CDS encoding acyl-CoA dehydrogenase has product MAAVAAQTTGIDQAFIDRLAERSSEAEQLRRLPADTVAELKASGFVELLAPARFGGAQAPLRDILDPVRRMAHGCVSSAWTIGFYALHNWMLALFDEQAQAEVFADGPVLAPAPLAPTGRAVPAPGGYRLSGRWSWATGVMDANWIMVGALCGPDDAIFPALALLPAADIAIEDVWHTDGMCATGSNDVIVTDVLVPEHRLVRVLDIYRGAAPGADLHQCPSYRWPMVPALALLAAMPALGAAERVIEIYAQRLGQRVLAYEGLTQKDKPIAQAHLAEAQVRIRALHGLLTQTVTEIDTTLEAGERIPRADRAQARLAAAHIVTESRRVIALLMAASGASAHFLNNPLQRIKRDVDVLSGHVIFDYDTSRELAGALSIGATVSPTSMI; this is encoded by the coding sequence ATGGCAGCCGTCGCCGCGCAAACCACCGGCATTGACCAGGCCTTCATCGACCGTCTCGCCGAACGGTCAAGCGAGGCAGAACAATTGCGCCGCCTGCCGGCGGACACCGTCGCCGAGTTGAAGGCCTCCGGCTTCGTCGAACTGTTGGCCCCGGCCCGCTTCGGCGGAGCGCAGGCGCCACTGCGCGACATCCTCGATCCGGTGCGTCGGATGGCCCACGGCTGCGTCTCCAGCGCCTGGACCATCGGCTTCTACGCCCTGCACAACTGGATGCTGGCGCTGTTCGACGAGCAGGCCCAGGCCGAGGTGTTCGCCGACGGGCCGGTGCTCGCGCCCGCGCCGCTGGCCCCCACCGGCCGCGCCGTCCCCGCCCCCGGCGGCTACCGATTGTCCGGACGGTGGTCCTGGGCCACCGGGGTCATGGACGCCAACTGGATCATGGTCGGCGCGCTGTGTGGACCCGACGACGCCATCTTCCCCGCGCTGGCTCTGCTGCCCGCCGCCGATATCGCGATCGAGGACGTCTGGCACACCGACGGCATGTGCGCCACCGGCTCCAACGACGTCATCGTCACCGACGTGCTGGTGCCCGAACACCGGCTGGTCCGGGTGCTCGACATCTACCGCGGCGCGGCCCCCGGCGCGGACCTGCACCAGTGCCCCAGCTACCGCTGGCCGATGGTGCCCGCCCTCGCCCTGCTGGCCGCGATGCCCGCCCTCGGCGCCGCCGAACGCGTCATCGAGATCTACGCGCAGCGGCTCGGCCAGCGGGTGCTCGCCTACGAGGGCCTCACCCAGAAGGACAAGCCGATCGCCCAGGCCCACCTGGCCGAGGCCCAGGTCCGGATCCGCGCCCTGCACGGGCTGCTGACCCAGACCGTCACCGAGATCGACACCACGCTGGAGGCCGGCGAGCGGATTCCACGCGCCGACCGCGCGCAGGCCCGGTTGGCCGCCGCCCACATCGTCACCGAATCCCGCCGGGTCATCGCCTTGCTGATGGCCGCCTCCGGCGCCAGCGCGCACTTCCTGAACAACCCGCTGCAGCGGATCAAACGCGACGTCGACGTGCTCAGCGGCCACGTCATCTTCGACTACGACACCAGCCGCGAGCTGGCCGGCGCGCTGAGCATCGGCGCCACCGTCTCGCCGACCTCGATGATCTGA
- a CDS encoding TetR/AcrR family transcriptional regulator, which translates to MPNKTRLSVDDWIDAGFEILAAEGRDAVKVDRLCQHLGVTKGSFYWHFTSMSAYRDALIEEWAQLSGREHPVSHAPADLPPRKRLSLMTEAVVSPRHWKLERAMREWARTDDAVAASVSAADRRALAAVREAFVDLGFDAEEADVRARVTFAAGLGFLIMSGPKSRPLPRARRERVLDLMARP; encoded by the coding sequence ATGCCGAACAAGACACGACTGTCCGTCGACGACTGGATCGACGCCGGCTTCGAGATCCTCGCCGCAGAGGGCCGCGACGCGGTGAAGGTCGACCGGCTCTGCCAGCACCTCGGCGTCACCAAGGGCTCCTTCTACTGGCACTTCACATCGATGTCGGCCTACCGCGACGCCCTGATCGAGGAGTGGGCGCAGCTGAGCGGACGTGAGCACCCGGTGTCCCACGCCCCCGCCGACCTGCCGCCCCGCAAACGGCTGTCGCTGATGACCGAGGCGGTGGTCAGCCCGCGGCACTGGAAGCTGGAGCGCGCCATGCGGGAGTGGGCGCGCACCGACGACGCCGTCGCCGCCAGCGTCAGCGCCGCCGACCGTCGGGCGCTGGCGGCGGTCCGCGAAGCGTTCGTCGACCTGGGCTTCGACGCCGAGGAGGCCGACGTGCGGGCGCGGGTCACCTTCGCCGCGGGGCTGGGCTTTCTGATCATGAGCGGGCCGAAATCCCGCCCGCTGCCACGGGCTCGACGAGAACGGGTCCTGGATCTGATGGCCCGGCCATGA
- a CDS encoding homogentisate 1,2-dioxygenase — MESFVHLRKGDTPTRMHADLGGLKDDELGRGGFVGRTASLYRRNDPTAYTARGPLSPTDVLSSQLEPADATDPAGGPLLMYSNADCQILLSRRSAQMPHFTRYVDGDLLCFTHTGTGRVDTEFGPLSYRPGDWVYLPKGCTWRQIPDAETTWLMIQAVDEFRVPPAGVLGRHFPFDPNQATVPEPAPCEDGDGPRGDDGYRVALVHDPIDGVATTTLCYQHHPLDVAGWQGDNFPFVFNIADYTVLTSETMHLPATVNLFMQATGVYVMNFLPRPAESRPGTERMPWYHRNVDYDEIAFFHSGSLYGIPMPPGLISHAPQGVHHGAPEKARERSRRKFDEYDRVDWSVIAIDTRRRLTPSPAVLANDLGQH; from the coding sequence ATGGAATCCTTCGTCCACCTCCGCAAGGGCGACACCCCCACCCGCATGCACGCCGATCTGGGCGGCCTCAAGGACGACGAGCTGGGCCGCGGCGGGTTCGTCGGCCGCACCGCCAGCCTGTACCGGCGCAACGACCCGACCGCCTACACCGCGCGCGGCCCACTGAGCCCCACCGACGTGCTGAGCAGCCAGCTCGAGCCCGCCGACGCCACCGACCCGGCCGGCGGCCCGCTGCTGATGTACTCCAACGCCGACTGCCAGATCCTGCTGTCCCGGCGCAGCGCCCAGATGCCGCACTTCACCCGGTACGTCGACGGCGACCTGCTGTGCTTCACCCACACCGGGACCGGCCGCGTCGACACCGAATTCGGCCCGCTGAGCTACCGGCCCGGCGACTGGGTCTACCTGCCCAAGGGCTGCACCTGGCGGCAGATCCCCGACGCCGAGACCACCTGGCTGATGATCCAGGCCGTCGACGAGTTCCGGGTCCCACCGGCCGGGGTGCTGGGCCGGCACTTCCCCTTCGACCCGAACCAGGCCACGGTGCCCGAACCGGCTCCCTGCGAGGACGGTGACGGCCCGCGCGGCGACGACGGCTACCGGGTGGCTCTGGTGCACGATCCGATCGACGGGGTGGCGACCACAACCCTGTGCTACCAACATCATCCGCTGGATGTGGCGGGCTGGCAGGGCGACAACTTCCCGTTCGTCTTCAATATCGCGGACTACACGGTGCTGACCTCGGAGACCATGCATTTGCCGGCCACGGTGAACCTGTTCATGCAGGCGACCGGGGTGTACGTGATGAACTTCCTGCCCCGCCCGGCCGAGAGCCGGCCCGGAACCGAACGCATGCCGTGGTATCACCGCAATGTGGACTACGACGAGATCGCGTTCTTCCACAGCGGGTCGCTGTACGGCATCCCGATGCCGCCCGGGCTGATATCGCATGCGCCGCAAGGGGTTCACCACGGCGCGCCGGAGAAGGCCCGGGAACGATCCCGGCGCAAGTTCGACGAATACGACCGGGTGGACTGGTCGGTGATCGCCATCGACACCCGCCGGCGTCTCACCCCGTCACCGGCCGTCCTCGCCAACGATCTGGGGCAGCACTGA